The Acinetobacter sp. GSS19 genome includes a region encoding these proteins:
- a CDS encoding nitroreductase family protein, protein MSFLAQIFSSKQTPDQAQSATFLEQLAQRRTIYRIGKNVTQQPQALDQTIREAVRLSPSAFNSQSSRVVNLFGQAHQDFWDMVKEKLRQIVPAENFHATSDKIDSFAAGFATVLFFEDQNVVKGLQEQFAAYADNFPIWSEHSTAIAQFAVWMALSEQGLGASLQHYNPIVDEQVAERFGIPVYWKLRAQLVFGSVEAAAGEKDFIADDTRFKSFY, encoded by the coding sequence ATGTCATTCTTAGCTCAAATTTTTAGTTCCAAACAAACCCCAGACCAAGCACAATCAGCGACTTTTCTAGAGCAGTTAGCACAGCGCCGTACCATTTACCGTATTGGTAAAAATGTGACTCAGCAGCCACAAGCATTGGATCAAACCATCCGTGAGGCGGTTCGCTTAAGTCCATCAGCATTTAACTCACAGTCTTCGCGGGTCGTGAACCTGTTTGGTCAAGCCCATCAGGATTTCTGGGATATGGTGAAGGAAAAGTTGCGTCAGATCGTACCCGCTGAGAATTTCCATGCTACGAGCGATAAAATTGACAGCTTTGCTGCCGGCTTTGCGACAGTTCTGTTCTTTGAAGATCAAAATGTGGTGAAAGGCCTACAGGAACAATTTGCTGCATATGCGGACAATTTCCCAATCTGGTCAGAACACTCTACGGCGATTGCCCAGTTTGCAGTTTGGATGGCGCTATCGGAACAAGGTTTAGGGGCTTCTCTACAGCATTACAACCCGATTGTCGATGAACAGGTCGCAGAACGATTTGGCATCCCTGTCTACTGGAAATTACGTGCACAATTGGTGTTTGGTTCGGTCGAAGCAGCGGCGGGTGAAAAAGACTTTATTGCCGATGACACACGTTTTAAAAGCTTTTACTAA